One region of Flavobacterium sp. KACC 22763 genomic DNA includes:
- the bglX gene encoding beta-glucosidase BglX, with the protein MKNKLVLLFLGCAVLGYAQKKPAKNTVKIKPKSEFVAELMSKMTLDEKLGQLNLPTSGDITTGQANSSNVAKNIAEGKVGGLFNIKSVQKIKEVQKIAVEKSRLKIPLLFGMDVIHGYETTFPIPLGLSCTWDMGLIERSAQIAAKEASADGINWTFSPMVDISRDPRWGRVSEGSGEDPYLGSQIAKAMVNGYQQHDLTKNNSILACVKHFALYGAPEGGRDYNTVDMSHIRMFNDYFPPYKAAVDAGVGSVMASFNEVDGIPATGNKWLMTDVLRKQWGFKGFVVTDFTGIPEMIPHGMGDLQDVSALALNAGVEMDMVGEGFLGTLKKSLDEGKVKIETIDNAVKLILEAKYDLGLFQDPYKYCDEKRAKTEIFTTDSRKEARDIAAQSLVLLKNQNQLLPLKKSGTIGLIGPLADAKENMPGTWSVATKMENAVSLLRGIKEVAGAGTKVLYAKGSNLDYDETFETNATMFGKTLHRDARTKEELLAEALKVAEQSDVIVAALGESAEMSGESSSRTNLEIPQAQKDLLNALLKTGKPVVLVLFDGRPLVITDEEKTVPAILNAWFAGTEAGYAIADVLFGDVNPSGKLTSTFPRSVGQLPIYYAHKNTGRPLSNTEGKFEKFRSNYIDERNEPLFPFGFGLSYTTFDYSNLKISSDKMNASGKLKVTVDVTNTGNFDGKETVQLYIRDLVGSVTRPVRELKGFQKIALKKGEKQTVSFDITVEDLKFYNSDLQFVAEPGQFDIFVGGNSNADKKVSFELTK; encoded by the coding sequence ATGAAAAACAAATTAGTCTTACTTTTTTTAGGATGTGCTGTTTTGGGTTATGCTCAAAAAAAGCCAGCTAAAAATACAGTGAAAATTAAACCAAAGTCTGAATTTGTGGCGGAATTAATGTCAAAAATGACTTTAGACGAGAAATTGGGCCAGTTAAATTTGCCAACATCTGGGGATATTACAACAGGTCAGGCAAACAGCTCAAATGTGGCAAAAAATATTGCTGAAGGAAAAGTGGGCGGTTTGTTCAACATTAAATCAGTTCAAAAAATCAAAGAAGTACAGAAAATTGCGGTTGAAAAAAGCCGTTTAAAAATTCCGTTGCTTTTTGGTATGGACGTTATTCACGGTTACGAAACAACATTCCCAATTCCATTAGGATTATCTTGTACTTGGGATATGGGCTTAATTGAAAGAAGTGCTCAAATCGCTGCAAAAGAAGCAAGTGCAGACGGTATCAACTGGACATTTTCTCCAATGGTTGACATTTCTCGTGACCCAAGATGGGGAAGAGTTTCTGAAGGTTCAGGAGAAGATCCATATTTAGGAAGCCAAATTGCAAAAGCAATGGTTAACGGTTACCAACAGCACGATCTTACTAAAAATAACTCAATCTTAGCTTGTGTGAAACACTTCGCATTATATGGTGCTCCAGAAGGCGGACGTGATTATAATACAGTTGATATGAGCCACATCAGAATGTTTAATGACTATTTTCCTCCTTACAAAGCTGCAGTTGATGCAGGTGTAGGTTCGGTTATGGCTTCTTTCAACGAAGTTGACGGAATTCCAGCAACTGGAAACAAATGGTTAATGACTGATGTTTTAAGAAAACAATGGGGTTTCAAAGGATTTGTAGTAACAGACTTTACTGGTATTCCTGAAATGATTCCTCACGGAATGGGAGATTTACAAGATGTTTCTGCTTTAGCATTAAACGCTGGAGTTGAAATGGATATGGTTGGAGAAGGTTTCTTAGGAACTTTAAAAAAATCTTTAGATGAAGGAAAAGTAAAAATCGAAACTATCGATAATGCTGTAAAACTTATTTTAGAAGCAAAATACGATTTAGGATTATTCCAAGATCCATACAAATACTGTGATGAAAAAAGAGCTAAAACTGAAATCTTTACAACAGATAGCAGAAAAGAAGCACGTGATATTGCAGCTCAATCATTGGTTTTGCTAAAAAACCAAAATCAGTTGTTGCCACTTAAAAAATCTGGAACAATTGGTTTAATAGGACCATTGGCAGATGCTAAGGAAAACATGCCAGGAACTTGGAGTGTTGCTACAAAAATGGAAAATGCTGTTTCATTATTGAGAGGTATTAAAGAAGTTGCCGGAGCTGGAACGAAAGTTTTATACGCTAAAGGAAGTAATTTAGATTATGATGAAACTTTTGAAACGAATGCGACAATGTTTGGTAAAACATTACACCGCGATGCTCGTACAAAAGAAGAATTATTAGCAGAAGCTTTAAAAGTTGCTGAGCAGTCAGACGTAATTGTTGCCGCTTTAGGTGAATCTGCAGAGATGAGTGGGGAATCTAGCAGCCGTACAAACTTAGAAATTCCTCAAGCGCAAAAAGATTTATTAAACGCTTTATTAAAAACTGGAAAACCAGTTGTTTTAGTTTTATTTGACGGGCGTCCGTTAGTAATTACTGACGAAGAAAAAACAGTTCCTGCCATTTTAAATGCTTGGTTTGCTGGTACAGAAGCAGGTTATGCTATTGCTGATGTGTTATTTGGAGACGTAAACCCTTCAGGAAAATTGACTTCAACTTTCCCAAGAAGCGTTGGACAGTTGCCAATTTATTATGCACACAAAAATACAGGAAGACCACTTTCTAACACAGAAGGGAAATTCGAAAAATTCAGATCAAATTATATTGACGAAAGAAATGAGCCTTTATTTCCATTCGGATTTGGTTTAAGCTATACCACTTTTGATTATTCAAACTTGAAAATTTCTTCTGATAAAATGAATGCTTCAGGGAAATTAAAAGTTACGGTTGATGTAACAAACACAGGAAATTTCGATGGAAAAGAAACTGTTCAGTTATACATCAGAGATTTAGTTGGTTCAGTAACAAGACCAGTTAGAGAATTGAAAGGTTTCCAAAAAATAGCACTTAAAAAAGGTGAAAAACAAACAGTAAGCTTTGATATTACTGTTGAAGATTTAAAATTTTATAACTCTGATTTACAATTCGTAGCAGAGCCTGGGCAGTTTGATATTTTCGTTGGAGGAAATTCAAATGCCGATAAGAAAGTTAGTTTTGAGTTAACTAAATAG